The Cydia strobilella chromosome 16, ilCydStro3.1, whole genome shotgun sequence genomic sequence CAATTACAACATCATTCATTATCCTTTTTCTTTTTAACTTTTGGTTCTGGTGCATTTGGATTGACACCCTTGTAGAACTGTTTTAGCAAGGCCATGGCCTCATCTGCCATCAGGTCCCCAGTCAGTGTGTAGTTGTGTTCATAGTAATTACTAACATCTACTACAGTCTTTCCCCCGAACCTATCATTAGCACAACCATACACTACTTCCTTAACATGTAGGTCATTGAGAGCCGCTGCACACATTATACATGGCTCAACTGTTGCATACACAGTTATTTTACGAAATAATTCCTTATAATTTACGTTATTTGTTTTGCAGTAGTCAATTACAGTGTCTATACAGTTGATTTCAGCGTGTCTTGTAGGGTTCCGAGTCAAGTTCACGCAGTTTCTTGATTCTGCAACTATGTTTTCGCCATCTGTGAACACGCAACCAACGGGTACCTCCTGCGCGACAAGTGCTTCCTTTGCTAGCTCAAGGGCTCTTTTC encodes the following:
- the LOC134748431 gene encoding tRNA-specific adenosine deaminase 2; its protein translation is MVDLMKRALELAKEALVAQEVPVGCVFTDGENIVAESRNCVNLTRNPTRHAEINCIDTVIDYCKTNNVNYKELFRKITVYATVEPCIMCAAALNDLHVKEVVYGCANDRFGGKTVVDVSNYYEHNYTLTGDLMADEAMALLKQFYKGVNPNAPEPKVKKKKDNE